ttcccctctattatggccaaaaaagaagtcactctcattaagtccatccggttttaaggagcggagccgatatacccattgcccctccttagcaagcaggtcgtctttatcattaactttatcaataagttggatgcgaacatctgaaagtccatgatgcccaagactataaaaatgcctatagacaaggtcatcactctccttatcaacagccaacatcctagagtgggctcgtaaacgactcttgtggttgttaaaccttaatctaaacttagtggtggtggagccgacatactgaaaaccacaaaccttacaattaattaaataaacaacattcctagaattacaatcgaaaccacgattgatagtatagctagtaccagtagtaaggctagagaacctatctccgacaataagataattacatacatcacatctgttactaccacatttatgagctcctcgggtaaccaaaaagtcctgatccagaggtcgtaatttagcgtgaactaaataatccttcaagctcttagggcgacgaaacgccatcatgggcaaatcatgaatggcctgcttacatctattggaaaggcttaaaagggggtgtaactcttttaatattccccctatattgggtagacccgggtgatatgtaaccacaaagggcactcttttccgagtagtcccttgcttaggaacaaatagctcattacggtctaacatccgagcccgatgtatttgtccccgaacaaagggttccctataacctctatgaaccaaatgcttttgaagagcagctgccctgttctcaaacgcagcagaggtggagcaaatacgacggagcctaagggcctgtgcataggggatgctttgtttaaccccctttggatgacatgatgtatggaacaagtactgatgcttatcagtaggcttagtgtataaatcagtttcaataacaccattgttgttgataatttgtacatctagataattaatggtacgttttgaccagtcccatgtaaacttgatgttgtcgtgtaactgatttatccactgaaggaactctagaagtgattgttcccccgctgtccagatcatgaaaatatcatcaatgtacctgagccaaagatagggtttgactggagctaaatttagtaactgtgattcgaggtggtgcataaataaattagcatatgcaggcgccatccttgtaccaatggctgtaccacgcttttgtaaaaaatggctgccctcaaattcaaagttgttgttcttgagaaccaattcagccagGTCGACAATATGATCGGTAGGAATCACAGGGTTAGATCTCTCGTTCAGAGTTCGTCGCAGAGCTTCCAAACCTTCATCATGAGGAATGTTGGGATAAAGACCGACCACGTCAAGAGTGACCAGAATCGCTCCGTCCGGAAACCTCTACATACCTTTAAGTTTGGCGAGATAGTCATTAGTATCCTTAACATAAGATGGAATTTGAGGTACTAAATGTTTCAATTGATGATCGACAAAAGCAGATATTTTCTCTGTGGGTGTGTTGCAACCAGAAATAACCGGCCGACCAGGGCTATTTTTCTTATGGATTTTAGGAAGGAGATAAAAACGTCGAGCTCTTGCATTACAGTTAATCAATAGAAACTGTAGAGTTGAATCACTAATATACCCATCACTATGAAGTCTACGAACTCTTTCATTAATTCTATCAACCATTTCCGCTGTTGGATCGTTTGACAAAGGAAGATAGACGTCTTTATCACTCATCTGCCTCATGGCTTCACCAACATACCGTGCCCTGTCCATAACCACCACAGCGGAACCCTTATCAGCCGGCTTTATAATGATATCCTCATACCTCCTCAAATTTTCCAATGCTTCCTGTtcatccttagataaatttctGTGACAGCGAAAATTGAAATCctgtgagagtattttcttctCCAACACACTTACATAAGTTTCTAATATTGCATCCCTGTTTCTCTCTGGACACCAAGTAGATCTTTTTCTGAACGCGGGTTGGTCTGAAAAGTCCCCATCTATACTCTCCTCGCCACAAAAATACTCTTTTAAGCGCAGACgtcttacaaaatcaaacatgtcTTTCTTCAAGGCAAATATATCAACCTCTTTTGGAGTAGGACAAAATGATAACCCTTTTGATAATAAGGATATCTCAGCCGGAGTAAGTACTCTGCTAGAAAAATTAACAACCACCTGAAGTCCATCACGAAATACCCGTTCATTGCATGTTCCCATCCCAAGATGTCCATCTGTAGGTGCGTCACATTCTACCCTTCGTTCATCACAGATATTCCCCGCTGTACTCACATTCGGTGTACACACTTCACTAGAAAACTCTTGACTAGGCAGAGGTAGAGTCAGGTCCCTACTAGTCTGCCCCTCAGTTAACTCAACCAATAATAACGCTAAGTCATCAACAGAAGAAGAATTAGGTGTAATGACATGAGTCACTTTTGTCCGTCCATCTGGAGTATCAATGAGTGTTGGCATCTCCCCAGAAGCCACATCATTAGACAAATGTTCATTAAAGACCCCAATGTTATCCTCCTTTGAGAGCTCCAACATTAAAGCCGGTGAATCAACTGGTAAAGGATGTAAATCACAGGGAGTCTCTTCTGCGCCCCCGTCCTCAACAAAGACAGACACAGGTGGTTTCACTCTGTCAACATCCCGTCGAATATCCGAAACAAAACGTCCTACCTGGGACTCCGTTGATTGATGTTTTTCGGCCTCCACAGAGACCATATCCCCCAAAGATGTATCGTCACCGGGCGAGAGAGCAAGTTTATTGAACTTATTCCGTCTCCGCGTATACAACgaaaactgttttgttttgtttaacggtttccttcattcaccctgaagaagaccgacaagtcggtcgaaatataggtgttcttcaaaaacgtgtctcgtcttcatttgtgttttctatactGTTTTATGAAGataccatcaacacgtattggatgcttgtgaaagactttatatatatatatatatatatatatatatatatatataactgcagacagtactgtttcggccttctgggcctcatcagtgcagtgctgatagctaggatgaaggtacgcctataagactacctcgagtgtcccacgcatgtgctacagctcagtcatgccacagtgctcaaaccagagaactagtgagcgtgcgcaattgctatcggcaatgactcatcccagtacagtgctcgatttgggttttacaccaaagagctatatctaactgcagacagtactgtttcggccttctgggcctcatcagtgcagtgctgatgatatatatatatatatatatatgtaaaaaccaaatcgagcactgtactgggatgagtcattgccgatagcaattgcgcacgctcactagttctctggtttgagcactgtggcatgactgagctgtaccacatgcgtgggacactcgaggtagtcttataggcttaccttcatcctagctatcagcactgcactgatgaggcccagaaggccgaaacagtactgtctgcagttatatatatatatatatatatatgtacatataaAGTAGCAGTAGaagaatatatataatatagtGTGTATTGACTAATGTatagatttatttttagaatgtGGTGTGGTTGGTTGCTCAAGTTCAAGAGGCTGTAAGCTGCTCTCTGACTTTTTTTTGCTCAGCAAAAGGTAAGAATTCATATCTTTGATTTCATTTCCGACTTGGCGAAAGGTGTAAATATGTCGCAGCTTTATTGTTGTACATTTCACGAGAGGTTCAACATGGACACAATAAGACATGTACTTCAAGGCCTCAACAATGGCATAAGCCAGCTACATCAATAAAGAGGTACAGTGCCCCACGAATGTCAGATATTCCTATCAAAAAGGTGAAAAAAGGAAGGGATTCATTTCTGGAAGaaaataagcaaaaacaaagacggagtatttttgacccaagggcCTTACATCATCGTTCGCCCATGATGTGGACGACAGAAGACTGGTTAAAACTTGCCACAGGGGGAAACTGTGGAATTCTCCTTTATAAAGTTAACAATTGCAGTCATTGTTCTCCTGACATCGACCATGTTGTGAGACAGGAGTTGGTTGAAACAACAGATCATGTCACAGAACCGCTAACATTAACTGCTCTTGCTGCCTCAGTTAATGAAAGGTATCCAGACCAAAATGTTGATACTAAATGTAAAATCTTCCTGGACGAGTTGCATATTTCACGTGAACAGTCATGCCTTTTGTCCCAACTTACAGTGGGCCAAGCAAATAGTGAGGCCTGGAATAAGCATAGAATTGGAAGGATAAATTCATCGAAAGTGGGTGCTGTGTTACAAAAAATTGGCGACAAACTGAAAGTACGAAACCCAACATCTGCAGAAAATCTTGTCATCGATATCATGCAATATAAACCTCTTTTTAAGTCGAAGGCTACACAGTGGAGTATAAACAAAGAGCCTCTGGCTAGAAAGGCATATGAGCAGAGGTGTAAAAAAGAGCATTCACATTTCTGTCTCAGAATGAGGACTTCTTGTTTCAGTGAAGTATCCATTCCTTGCTGCTAGCCCTGATTGGTTAGTAGAATGTTCATTTCATGGAAAAGGCTGCCCCCAAATTAAATGTAGCTGGTCCTACAGAGAAAAAACTGTGCACGAAGCAGCACAAGCACCTGGAACTTGCTTGACTCTTGCTCCCAACAAcattttaaaactgaaaatgtcTCACAGTTATTACTCACAGGTACAGCTCCACACAGAGGCTTCAAATACACTGTACTGTGATTTTTGGTGGTGTCAGAGAATCTTGAGGACGGTTTAGATTCAGTTAATTTCAGATGGTTAGCATAATACTGGGAATTCAGAAAGAGCTTCACTGCAGTAAGCAATCTGAGCATGTGGCTGGCAGACTCGTCACGTACAAGTAAATTTGATGCTGAGTTGAAGAGACAGTTTCCATCAGCAGTTGCATCCAGTCCTTTCATTTCTTCTCCCACTTCTTCCTTTGGAATTAAGGCAGAGCCAATGCTATCTTCTCTCATTAGAGTTAAATCTTTCAAGTCACATCCAGAGGCTTGCGCCACTTTACTTTCATATTTCTGTTGCAGTTCTTCCACATGCCGTTTCAATGACAAGCTGGCGTCTCCTACGGTCAATTTCTTTTGAGACTCAACAGGTCTTCTTGAACTCCACTAACCATGTTAGCTAAAATCACTCATTCAACTCAGTTAACACAAGAGGTGTACCAGAAGAAACAGACAATAACAGACAGGCAATAACAGTTTCTTCACACAAGCATACTGAGCTGGCTGTGAAATCTTCAGGCCATAAAATAAAGCGCGAGACCTTCATTTTTTCCCGTGAGAACATTTGATCAACAAAAATAAAGTGAAAACAGAACCAAAAGCAATCAATTTACAAAACACAGAGatattgtgaattttaattcacATTTACAGAGCAAAACTTAAGTGTGGAAGGTACAAATTATACCTTATGGACTGCAGCAACCAAATGGTGGAAAGTGTTATCTAACGTATACCAACATCATCGCTGTGGCGGCATTACTGATGAAAACTTAAGGCAACCTTTTACTTTTACTCAAATTTTGAAACGAGTTCTCTGCTTGAATCATGAAAATGGAAAACTTCAGTTGGATTAACAAGAGCAGCAGTGTTCACGCTTGAATTGTTTAATTAGTATTATAAACAGTTCAAGCGTCAAAGCATGCAAATCGAATGCGAGATAATAAGCTTGAATATTGTTTTGTATCAATGAAAACTATGACATTTTACAAGACTTAATAAACACATCCAGGTTCTAATTCATTCTCACAAGTGGATTACATCTTTACAACTGCGAGGTCGCTTTCCATTGCAgtatttatcatttattttatgtttatgGAACAATTTAAATATGGCAAATGTTTGCACTATTGATAGCTTGTCAGTTTTgatttggaggttttttttttctgcttccGCTGTTTCAAGATGTACTTCTCAAAATTAATGCACTGTAAATCCGGTCACTGTCGGCCTTTCCAAATCTTCAATCTATTTCAAAGTTTTAACAGTTTCTCTTCTTTTTGAATTGCCTGCATATTGTCTCGTGTTCAAAGGAAAATTATCACGTCCAAAAGTTCAGTCAAGTGGAACGTAGTTTGGCACAAATAAAATTAGCATACTGTAACTTTGTTCTTTCTCATACTGTCGATCTTGGGTTCTTGGAATCAAACGCCTGAACTTTCATTTCATCTTAGTCTCAATTTCAGTAGGTTAAAATCACCTACCGACTTGCTCTAAGCGAACCTTTACGAGCAAGCGAGCGTTCGACTTCGTCGGAACGAAAAGGTCGACTTGTCCAACTTGGAGCGCGATCCAAAAAGTCGCTAAAGACTAAAGCCCTTATCCTTTTTGACCAGTAAGAGCATAGcgaaaaacaaacaatgcaCATCGAAGCCACGATTTCAATCGATTATGAAATTTGATAAGTTCATGAAAACCCTGCAAATTGGAGAAGTCGAACTCTCTGTTCGCCCGCGCGCGACTTGGTCGCGTTCTCACTCGCTCATAAAGGTCCATTTAGAGCAACTCCACTCACGCAGATCGGTATTTTGTAAACCATCTTCTATTTTGCACAACAAAACAATTCTGCAAAAATCTGCACAATAAAAGACaagattgaaacaatttcttttatgtCGCACGTTGCATTacttgaaatattattattcaaaaataaaaatcgttCGATTCTTATCAATACTTTCTGAATGGATTATCATCCAATGTTGCGAGCTTGATTTTCTTGTCCTCACTTTTGTTCTCATTAAACTGTGCGATCGCTTTATTAACTCGACCAGGATAGTTTGCGATGATGCCATCCAAGCCAATATTAAGATATTTCAATGCTGTTTCTTGTTTGTCGACAGTCCATGCATAAACTTTACTGAAGTAGTTTCCATTATCTCTGTATTTAACCCGAGCTTTCAGTTCCTTCAAGAACAGGTTTGGAGACCAGTTGGTTAACCCTTTGCTGAGCCAAGCATGACCAGGGGCAACACCGAGTTCCCTCAGCGCTTGTTCTTGTTCGCCTGGTTCCTCCAACGTCTTCTCGAGGCTGATGTCGAAGCCAATTTTCTGGATGATGCTTCGTTGCTTGGcattcagttgtttcagaacgCTTCTGATAAAATCTTTCAAGCTTAAATTGAGAACAAGTTAAAGTTTTATTGACTTGTTGAAATATGAAGTTTGATTAAAGTTGATATGATTTGGGGAGAAGTGTGTGTGgttgggggggggaggggataATTATGAACATCTATTAAATTTCATGTGGTAAGTAGCACTAAGTTAGTAGTACTAACCTACTACAAAACATAAGTTTACCTTAACTTAGGCACACTGATCATTACTTTCATCTTAGTTGGGTTGTTTTGATACAAAGGAATCAAAATGGCATCGACAAACTTTTCGCCGGCTTTCGATAAAGCGCTTTTCTTCAAGCTCGTCAACTTGAGATCAAACATGACCAACACAAGATTGCTGTTGAACGTCGAGCTTGTGGGTATTGTTCTATCTCGGAGTGCGTTGATGTACTTTTCAATGTAATCCCAACGGTCACAATCTCTACCAATATCGCACGGCTTCCCATGGTAAAAGCGAGCGGGTGTGCCATCGTCAGCGAAGGTGACATCGACTTCGAGTGCGTTTGCTCCATATCCAAGCCATTCGTCTATCTGCTTTACTGCGTTGACCATATGAGCTATGTTGTATACAGGACGAGAACTTATTACGCGATTCACCATGCCAAACGAAAACCCCAGAACGAGGTAGACAGAAAACTGCGACATCGTCGAAGTAGAAGTTGCTGACAAACGTGCACTTCTCTAACCCACAATTGTCAGAGCTCGCCCTTTTATAACTGAACAGTAtttcaagtgaagctatgatcttcgcagttatgaaaaattcaggacttcaacggagtAAGAAACCGTGACCTCGCGATTCCGGTGCCACCCtgtaaccaactgagctatgaagccactgacgttgggagctggtcatttgtgggctCCAATGGTCCCGTGAAGAATGAATTAATGATGAAATGGTGTATATGAAGTGAATCATAtatgaactgcggatatgaaatcaagttaAGCTATGTAGGTAAGTAAGTAAgaaagtaagtaagtaagtaagtaagtaagatTTTATTCAACGAGGGTAACATATAACAGATATAATTATCAAAACTGATAAACTAATGGCCCTCGAAAAATTAACAATAtaaaggtttaaaaaaagaaaacagaaacctACATACatcataaaatattgttaaaaattaataatttgctaagaatttgattatctaaaattgttttaaaaaggGAACGCTTAAGACTTTTCACACTGGTACTCTGTTTAATATCCACACTTGATTTGTTCCATTCTTTCGTAGCTTTGACAGCAAACGCTCGTCCTCCTTCGGTAATTCTCTTAAAACGCGGGTACATGTTTATATTACAGAAACGGGTTGATCTATTATGAGTGTCCGAGTTTCTGATAAGTAGATCATTTATATATTCCGGGTATTGCCATTCAACCTTTTGTAAATTAGAACGAATCGATTTACATATGATTCAGCATAAAAAGGAACCCACTTTAAGGTGTTAAATAAGCCGACAGAAGGTGCTGTTTTCTCCGCATCAAGGATAATTTTAGCCGCACGTTTTTGAATATGCAGGACTTTCAAAAGATTTTCTTTACTACAagaatgatcttcgcagttatgaacgcaatagCCCTTATTCACGAAGTCCGCCATATTTGTGAGCGCCGAAATACTAATGGGAAAATATGTAGGTCACGCGGTCGCTCGGGGGGCAAATATTGTTTTAAAATGTCGTTCGACGAGAGCGTTGTGTCATCTGAGATGTTAATTCAGTTATTCTTGAGGTGGAAAGTTCATcagttgaaattttttttggaaaaaaaagaggaGTTGTATTATCTGGAAGAAAAGCAGAGCTCGCTGAGAAGGCATATTATGCATGGAAGTTGAAATTAGAAGTCGCTAAAACtgcacaagaagaagaagaagaagaagaagaagaagaagaggaagaagaagaaaatgacaTCTCAAGCAGGTGAAAAGAAAGTTGACAATGGAAGCTGGTTTTGTTCTCCGTTATCCCGGTAGCCTAAAAGAAGGACGGCAAGAGGGCAGCATTAATTTTCCCGATGTTATGGAGGACGTAGTGGACGCGTACATGCAACCTTCAGCGAAGGCTATGAAGCACGGGAAAAGCTTGTTGGACTTGGGACAGTTAAATAGTGTTAAATTCCACCACATAAGTACAGATTTGAAGTACTGTTTCATTGATAGTCATAGGTCCACTTAGAGCAACTCCACTCACGCAGATAGGTATTTTGTAAACCATCTTCTATTTTGCACAACAAAACAATTCTGCAAAAATCTGCACAATAAAAGACaagattgaaacaatttcttttatgtCGCACGTTGCATTACTTgaaataaatcattattattcaaaaatgaaattcgTTCGATTCTTATCAATACTTTCTGAATGGATTATCATCCAATGTTGCGAGCTTGATTTTCTTGTCCTCACTTTTGTTCTCATTAAACTGTGCGATCGCTTTATTAACTCGACCAGGATAGTTTGCGAT
This genomic stretch from Acropora muricata isolate sample 2 chromosome 5, ASM3666990v1, whole genome shotgun sequence harbors:
- the LOC136917051 gene encoding dermonecrotic toxin LlSicTox-alphaIII3i-like, translating into MSQFSVYLVLGFSFGMVNRVISSRPVYNIAHMVNAVKQIDEWLGYGANALEVDVTFADDGTPARFYHGKPCDIGRDCDRWDYIEKYINALRDRTIPTSSTFNSNLVLVMFDLKLTSLKKSALSKAGEKFVDAILIPLYQNNPTKMKVMISVPKLSLKDFIRSVLKQLNAKQRSIIQKIGFDISLEKTLEEPGEQEQALRELGVAPGHAWLSKGLTNWSPNLFLKELKARVKYRDNGNYFSKVYAWTVDKQETALKYLNIGLDGIIANYPGRVNKAIAQFNENKSEDKKIKLATLDDNPFRKY